A region from the Lycium barbarum isolate Lr01 chromosome 8, ASM1917538v2, whole genome shotgun sequence genome encodes:
- the LOC132606175 gene encoding U-box domain-containing protein 35-like, translating into MPSTILPDDGNNPIVVAIDKDKHSPSAVKWAVDHLVTSNPTLVLVHVRMKNSTNQASAGQSSNRGLSDQDTHKVFTQCRAYSARKGIAVKEVVIEDISVSKGLLDYINSYHVTNIVLGASSRSAFSRKFWTHDVPTIVNKAAPEFCTVYVISKGKQQSVRPAAKPLASSSARLPPSQAWSGARLSNYSEPEDVARSAYMRAEQNFGTSNASMECYDVQSKNSYSRSSPSNAPLSHGSVDVSAQNLDFTQVSVNDSCSSSSSWEAEMNRLKLELRQTMDMYNTACKEAVSANQTAKELNQWKMDEASMFKQVRSSEEAALAIAEKEKAKGRAANEAAIKAQRLAEIESKRRRYVELKARRETEENNLALNDLSQNNIRYRKYTIEEIEITTKNFSNSEKIGEGGYGPVYKGRLDHTPVAIKVLRSDAAQGMQQFKQEVQVLGLMRHPNMVLLLGACPEYGCLVYEFMNNGSLEDRLFRKGNTPPIPWEIRFKIAAEIATGLLFLHQAKPEPLVHRDLKPGNILLDSNYACKISDVGLARLVPPSVADCVTQYHMTSAAGTFCYIDPEYQQTGKLGTKSDIYSLGVMLLQIITARPPMGLTHHVERAIENGTFADILDPTVPNWPVEEALNYAKLSLKCAELRKKDRPDLGSVLLPELNRLKAHGMSSMASTGSSS; encoded by the exons ATGCCTTCAACAATTCTACCGGATGACGGTAACAACCCCATTGTTGTGGCCATTGATAAAGACAAGCACAGCCCATCTGCTGTAAAATGGGCAGTTGATCATCTCGTGACAAGCAATCCAACGCTTGTTTTGGTCCATGTTAGGATGAAGAACTCAACAAATC AGGCTAGTGCTGGTCAAAGTTCGAATCGTGGATTAAGTGATCAAGATACACATAAGGTCTTCACACAGTGCAGAGCTTACTCTGCACGTAAAGGG ATAGCAGTGAAAGAGGTTGTTATTGAGGATATTTCAGTGTCTAAGGGACTTCTAGACTATATCAACAGCTATCATGTCACCAACATTGTTCTTGGTGCATCATCAAGAAGTGCGTTTTCCAG gaaaTTTTGGACTCATGATGTGCCAACTATCGTAAACAAAGCTGCACCAGAGTTTTGTACTGTATACGTGATTTCAAAAGGCAAGCAACAATCAGTCAGACCAGCAGCTAAACCTCTTGCTAGTTCTTCAGCAAGGCTACCACCTTCCCAAGCATGGTCAGGAGCTAGGCTAAGTAACTACTCTGAACCTGAAGATGTAGCCAG GTCAGCCTATATGAGGGCAGAGCAAAATTTTGGAACATCTAATGCATCAATGGAATGTTATGATGTTCAGTCAAAGAATTCATATAGCCGGAGTTCTCCGTCCAATGCACCTCTTAGCCATGGATCAGTGGATGTTTCAGCCCAAAATCTTGACTTCACTCAAGTTTCAGTAAACGACAGTTGTAGCTCCTCATCTTCG TGGGAGGCTGAGATGAACAGATTAAAGCTAGAGCTAAGGCAAACCATGGATATGTACAACACAGCTTGCAAAGAAGCTGTCTCGGCAAACCAAACG GCTAAAGAGCTTAATCAATGGAAAATGGACGAAGCTAGTATGTTTAAACAGGTCCGTAGTTCTGAAGAGGCGGCTCTCGCTATTGCTGAGAAGGAAAAAGCTAAAGGCAGAGCTGCCAATGAAGCTGCTATAAAAGCACAAAGGCTGGCTGAGATAGAATCAAAAAGAAGAAGGTATGTGGAGTTGAAGGCCAGGCGAGAGACAGAAGAAAACAATCTAGCGTTAAATGATCTATCTCAGAATAATATCCGCTATAGGAAATATACGATAGAAGAGATTGAGATAACCACCAAAAATTTCTCTAATTCAGAGAAGATTGGTGAAGGTGGATATGGCCCGGTTTACAAAGGGAGACTTGACCACACACCCGTTGCCATTAAAGTTCTTAGATCCGATGCTGCACAAGGAATGCAACAGTTCAAGCAAGAG GTTCAGGTCCTTGGTCTCATGAGGCACCCAAATATGGTACTACTCTTAGGTGCATGTCCCGAGTACGGATGTTTAGTTTATGAGTTCATGAATAATGGTAGCCTGGAAGATCGACTGTTCCGGAAAGGTAACACCCCTCCAATCCCATGGGAAATTCGGTTTAAAATCGCAGCTGAAATCGCTACAGGACTTCTATTCCTTCACCAAGCAAAGCCCGAACCTCTTGTTCATCGTGACCTTAAGCCAGGAAACATTCTTTTAGACAGCAATTACGCCTGCAAAATTAGTGATGTTGGATTGGCTAGGTTAGTTCCACCATCTGTAGCTGATTGTGTTACACAATATCACATGACTTCAGCTGCGGGAACTTTTTGTTACATCGATCCCGAATATCAACAGACAGGAAAGTTAGGGACTAAATCAGATATATATTCACTCGGTGTAATGTTGCTCCAAATTATTACTGCAAGGCCTCCGATGGGTTTAACTCATCACGTGGAGAGGGCCATCGAGAACGGAACATTTGCCGATATATTAGATCCAACAGTGCCAAACTGGCCGGTGGAAGAGGCTCTTAACTATGCAAAATTGTCACTCAAGTGTGCTGAGCTGCGGAAGAAAGATCGACCTGATCTTGGTTCGGTCTTATTGCCCGAGCTTAATAGGCTTAAAGCACATGGAATGAGTAGCATGGCAAGTACAGGTAGCAGTTCTTGA
- the LOC132607862 gene encoding uncharacterized protein LOC132607862 yields the protein MSNLSKLEFVALNISGKNYLSWVLDAEIHLDAKGLGATITQDNTTSSQDKAKAMIFLRHHLDEGLKVEYLTVKDPLELWTGLKERYDHIKVTVLPRARYEWIHLRLQDFKTVCDYNSAVYRITSQLKLCGDNITDEDMLEKTLTTFHASNLVLQQQYRERGFKKHADLISCLLVAEQHNTLLLKNHEARPTGTAPFPEANVVATHGPTERRQNNRGHNNERGRGRGKGRYNNRRGGGHHKRENNMGYQGNPSRNNCHRCGLKGHWKNECRAPEHFVRLYQNSFKRKANRGGASSANARVESHMTFKNNDEAGPSRKYDDNVEANLALKDDDFDGLDDITHLEVEDFFGDRN from the coding sequence ATGTCGAATTTGTCGAAGCTTGAGTTTGTGGCACTTAATATCTCGGGAAAGAATTACCTATCATGGGTACTTGATGCTGAAATTCACCTAGACGCCAAAGGTCTTGGTGCCACTATTACTCAGGATAATACAACATCAAGTCAGGACAAAGCGAAGGCAATGATTTTCCTTCGTCATCATCTGGATGAAGGATTGAAGGTTGAATACCTGACAGTGAAAGATCCACTTGAATTGTGGACTGGTTTGAAGGAAAGGTATGACCACATTAAGGTAACGGTATTGCCCAGGGCTCGTTATGAGTGGATTCACTTACGGTTACAAGATTTTAAAACTGTATGTGATTATAACTCTGCTGTCTATAGAATTACTTCCCAACTGAAATTATGTGGGGATAATATAACTGACGAGGATATGTTGGAAAAGACGCTTACGACTTTTCATGCCTCCAATTTGGTATTACAACAACAGTACCGTGAAAGGGGTTTTAAAAAGCATGCTGATTTGATATCATGTCTTCTTGTGGCTGAGCAGCACAATACCCTTTTATTGAAAAATCATGAAGCCCGTCCCACTGGAACTGCTCCATTCCCggaagcgaatgtggtagcaacACATGGCCCAACTGAAAGAAGACAAAATAATCGAGGCCATAATAATGAGCGTGGGCGTGGCAGGGGCAAGGGACGATATAATAATCGTCGTGGTGGTGGTCACCATAAAAGGGAGAACAATATGGGTTATCAAGGCAATCCTTCAAGGAACAACTGTCATCGTTGTGGTTTGAAAGGTCACTGGAAAAATGAATGCCGGGCGCCTGAACATTTTGTCAGGCTTTATCaaaattccttcaaaagaaaGGCAAATAGAGGTGGTGCCTCTTCTGCTAATGCCCGGGTGGAGtcacacatgacttttaaaaataACGATGAGGCAGGGCCTTCACGAAAATATGATGATAATGTTGAAGCTAATTTGGCTTTGAAAGATGATGATTTTGATGGGCTTGATGATATTACTCATTTGGAAGTTGAAGACTTCTTTGGAGATCGAAATTGA